A window of Mucilaginibacter robiniae genomic DNA:
TCGGCTTTAATGATGTGGGTAGGGTATTTACGCCGGGAGAATCATCATCCAAATGGCATGATGGTTACGGTGGCGGTATTTATGTAGAACCTGCTGATTTGGTTTTATTACAGGCTACTTTAGGAAAATCTAACGAAGGGCATATCGTGTATATTAACCTCGGGTACCGCTTTTAGGAAATTAACATAGATATACAGCCGGCTTTTGCAACCGCGAAGGTTGGCTGTATGTTTTATCTAATTAAGCCGCAGGCATTGGTTGACAGTATCTACCAATTCGTCAATACTGAAGGGTTTGGCAATAACAGCGTCACAGCCAAAGCTCATAAAATCAACGTTTTTGTTTAAGTAAGCAGAAAAGATAATTACCGGAACACGGTGCATGATTTTATGCGATTTGAAGTTACGGCAGATCTCGCCGCCATTATCATCCAGTAAACGGTAATCGAGTATAATCAGATCTGGATTATAGTTCTCGGCTATATCAATAATGCTTTTACTGTCAGAGGTACTTTTAACTTCAAAGTTCTCGTACGTCAGTATCTCATGCACTACTTCCAGTATATCCATGTTGTCGTCTAATACCAGAATTCGTTTAAGCATGAGGGTTGAAAAATTACGTATCTTGAAAAGATAAAATAAGTTATACGCAAACTAATACAATTAAGATGCAATTTACTTTAAACTACACTTAAATGGTAAATTAGCTTTTGCCTTTTAACTTAGATTACTCGCAAATATAACGAAACCCAAGTGCATTGTATTGCATGGTATGGTTAACATTTTGGTGTGCCATACTTCTTGATACCCCCGTTAATGTTAGGAGGAATAGCTTCTTTGCAAGCGAAAAATCCCTAATACAAAGTAAAATTAACCTAGTTGGTATAAAAGGGTAGCTAGTTTAGCAAACGTTCAATTTTATTAAGCAATTCCTGCATGTCAAAAGGTTTTGCCAGAAAATCATCAGCGCCTGCTTCCATAGCTGATTGACGTATGTCTTTACTGGCAGAAATCATCAATACCGGAATGCTTTGTGTATTGGATTTAGCTTTAAGCTCTTTACAAATGTCACGGCCGTCACAACCTGACATCCAAATGTCGAGTAATAATACGTCAGGATAGTTGTCTTGCAAAGTTAAAACTTCAGCACCGTTATAAGTTGAGGATACGTTATAACCATAAAAATCCAGCATCATCTCTACAGCATCTACAATTCCTGGATCGTCGTCTGCTATTAATATTCGTTTCGGCATGTTAACTATAGGCAATCACAAACATAAAAAAATGTTAGTTTTTTCAATGAAAAAAAACTAAAAAATTGGAGTTCCTGTCAAAGTGTAGTGTAATCTCTTTCTGCATCTTATTTACGAAAAAGCAGAATGAAAAGTTACTCGTGTTTCAGCGGTAGCGCAAAGTAAAAAGTTGACCCTTCTCCTTCTTTTGAATGTACGCCGATCTTCCCTCCGGCGCGCTTTATGATCTCTGCTGAAATATAGAGTCCTAAGCCGAGACCTGGAAAAGTGTGTTGCTTATCGCCGCTTACCCGGTAGAACTGCTCAAATACACGATCTTTTTTATCGGCACTAATGCCTATGCCGAAATCTTGTACACTTAAGTATAAAGCGTTGTTATCAGTATAAGTACGAATAATAATCTTTTCAGCTTGGGGGGAGTATTTAATAGCGTTAGTTACCAAATTAGTAATTACCTGGCTAATGCGATCTTTATCAGCATAAACCTCACTTGCAGATTGTAGCTCGGTAACCAGCTGATGGTGGTGAGTAGTGCGCTGCAAATCTTCAGTCAGGTCGGTAACCAGTTGGTTTAAACTGAAGTAATCATTGTTAAGCTGTAAGCGGCCGGATTGTATTTTGGTGACATCCAGCAGGTCAGTAATCAGGGTAGTCAGGCGGTCAATCTGGTTATTCATTTTAGCCAGCATGTTCGTCTTTTTAACGTCGCTTTCTTTCCTGAATGTTGCTTCCAGTATCTGCGCATAAGCCTTAATGCTGGTTACGGGCGTTTTTAGCTCGTGGCTGGCCACACCGATAAACTCATCTTTTTGCTGTTGTAATTGCTTTTGCTCGGTAATATCCACACAGGCACCAATGTAACCGGTAAAATGGCCTGCGGTATCGTATTGCGGGTTTCCGGTGCAGCTTATCCAACGTTGGGTACCATCCTGATGCTCTATCCGGAACTGGCTTTCATGATATTTCTGTTGCAGAAAATCATGCGTAAACTTATTTATAGCTTGTTCTGCATCCTCATTAGAAACAGCACTAAGCCAGCCGCTACCCAGGTGTAATTCCAGCGGAATGCCGGTCCAGTTAACCCAAATTTGATTTACGTAAGTAATATGGCCTTGTGCATTCGACATCCACAAAGCGGTTGGTGAAGCTGTAGTAATACCCCTGAACAAAGCTTCACTGGCTTGCAGGGCTTGTTGTGCTGCTATCTCAGGGCCAAGGTCTCGTATAACTATCGAAAAGCCCGTCATATCTCCGGTTACCGGATCATTCAGGCGGGTAGCATAAGCAAAAGTGTGCACTTCAGCTCCGGTATTTAAATGCCGGTACCGTTGCTTGCCGGCAAAATAACCATGCGTGTTAATAGCTTCGCTGATTTGAAGATTATGTGGAACATCTTCCTGAAAAAAGTATTCATGGGCATTAGGCACTACATTTGGTTCGGTAGGATAGCCAATAATTTCCCGGCCTTTTGTATTCAGGTAGGTAACTGCACCCTCAATATTAACCACAGCTATACCATCAAAGTTATTATCTACTACCGAAACAAGCTTCATCTGTTCTTCTTCGGCTTTCAGTTCGGGGCGTAAATCGCGTACAATGGAAGCACGACCCAGTGGCTGACCGGCAGCATTTTTAAGCAACAGAGATGTAGCATAGGCAGGTATGGTTTCACCGGTTTTAAAATTCCGGTAATTAATCCGGCCTGCCCAACGGCCATGTTCCAGTAAAGTTGGGTTGATGATGGTGCGTAGCTTTTCAATCTCGTTGGGCATTACATACTCCTTTTGAGCGCGCCGGGCATCTTCCAGGCTGTCCAGCCCCATCATTTGCAAACCTGCCTTATTCAGGAAGGTTAATGTGCCGTTCCAATCCGATAGACTGATAAAATCATTGCTGTTATCAATCAGCCATAATAACTTTTGCTGCTCATGGCTGGCTTCTGCTTCAGCCGTAAAATCATAAGCTATTCCGGCAAACCGCAAAGGTTGCTTATGCTCATCAAATATGTAATTACCAACGGTTCTGATCCAATGCACGCTTTGGTCATGCCAAATAAAGCGGGCTTCATAAGTAAGCCTACCGGTTTGCTTGGCTTTATTGTAAGCCTCATCACGAATGTGATGATCGTCAGGATGTACGTGGTTGATAAAATCTTGATGTGTTAAGCCTATATCTTCCCGGCCTGTAAGTACCCGGGCAAAAACCGGCGTATAGGAAACCTGGTTGGTAGCCATATCCAACAAAAAGGTGCCGGCATTTATATTATCTAAAGCCAGTTGAGCCAATTGCTCGGTGGAACGCATTTTTTCATCAGCTTGTACCTGTTGGCTAATGTTTTGCGTGATGCCCGAAAAGCGGTAAGGTGTACCTGATTTGTCAAAGTAAGCTTTGCCCTTACAGTGCAGCCAATGTAGTAGTTTACCTTCAGCATCTACCGTACGAAATTTTGTATCATACTGCCCGCTTGATGAAGGTTGTAAGGCTTGGTTGATAGCGGCATTCACATTAAGCTGATCATCGGGGTGAATGCTTTTTAGTACCGCGCTATAAGAAATATTTGCTTTCTGCTGAAAGCCATGATAGCTTCTGGTATTGGCATCCCAGCTAATCAGTTGCTGCTGAATATCCAGATTCCAAGTGCCAACACCTGCTGCAGTTAAAGCAAAATTCAGGTTTTCTTCAGCTTCATCAGCCCGCCGGCGGGCTAATACCAAATCAGTAACGTTGGTGGCTGTGTTTAATATGCCCCATACTTCGCTCTCGGCGTTTAATAAAGGCTGATAAGTGAAGTTGTAATAGAAATTTTGTAGCTGACCATCAATTTCCATTTTTACCAAATCTTCAGTGGCATGGTAAGCCTGGCCAGTAGTAAATACATCATCCAGTAACTGATGGAAAGGTTGGTTATCTAATTCCGGTAATGCTTGTTGCAGCGTTTTACCAATTACCGAAGTATCTTTACCCCAGGTGTCATAAATCATGGCTTTATTGGCTATTTGTATGTGCATTTCTCTGCCAGCATACAATGCAATGGGGGTAAGTGATTCTTCAATTAAAATACGAAAGGCTGCAGCATCATTATCCAGTACTTTTTCCATATTCAAGAATCATCAATAAAATTACAGCTACTTAACAGGCTTATAGTTGCAAAAAAAGTATAGCAACTATCAAAGCCTACCTATCAATAAGGCGCAACTTAGCTATAAGGTTTTAAATTAAATTTATCTTGATTAAAACAAGGAGAACTGTGTAGTGGGTGCAGTAAACAACGTTGCAGGCGTAGCGCGATTTGCTGATACCAGGTTACGGATATGATATACTGGCGTTTCTTCATAGCGGGAGGCTACAATAATTTCTGTACCACCGGCATGCCGGCTAAATAACTCATGTGCTACAGCTGGGTCATTATTATCGCGCGATAAATGAGAGAGCAGCAAATGGCTCATGAACAATGGGCGGTGTGTCACAAAAAGCTCCAGCGCCTGCAGGTTGCTCAAGTGGCCATGACCACCGCTGATGCGCCTTTTCAGATGATAAGGGTAGTTGCCTTGTGCCAGCATTTGTTCATCATAGTTGGCTTCTAGAAAGGCAGCATGGCACTGTTTGAAATGTTTAATTAGATGTTCGCAGGGAGCGCCTATATCGGTAAACACACCTACCTTCACTTCCTGACATGATACCACAAAGCTATGCGGTTCGGCCGCATCATGAAATTTCGGAAAGGCCGTAACAGTAATATCGCCTATAACTACCGGTTCATAACCACAAAAGGTTTTTACCAGATGCGCTTCCAGTTCTAACCGGCCATATCGCAACGTAGCCGGGGTAATATAAACCGGCAACTGGTATTTTTTAGCCAGCACAGTAATACCACGTATGTGGTCAGAATGTTCGTGCGATACAAACAAGGCTTTTATCTTACGCATAGAAAGGCCTAAGCGCAGCATACGGCGCTCAATTTCACGGCAGGATATACCGGCATCTACCAAAACAGCTTCCTGATGGTTGCCAACATAATAACAATTGCCGTTACTGCCCGAGTTAAGCGAGGTGATAAATAAAGCCATGCGGAATACAAAGTAACCGGATTTTGAGAGAATAATTAATATTAAATTAAATATTTTTCAAACCCGAAGTATCCATATAGAACTGGTGAGATATGGATTTTATTATTGGATTGCTAAATAGTTTAGTAGGTTTATAGCCTAAAATTTTTCAAGCTATGTATTATCACATTAACGATTTTTTAACTGACTGGGAGCTGGAAGCCGGCAGAACCCACAAAATTTTCTCAAACATTACAGAAGATACTAAGGCTGTAAAAATTAACCCTAAAGTGCGTACACTCGAGCGTTTAGCCTGGCATCTGGTACAAAGCATTACCGAAATGGGTACACGTGCGGGTTTGTTTGATCATGACGAACTGGAGCATGAAACTGCACCGTTGTTGTTTGCGGATATTATTGTCGCTCACCAAAAATATAATGCTTTGCTAGCTGAGGCTGTAAAAAGCCGTTGGACGGACAATCACCTTAATGAAACCGTAAATATGTATGGTGAAGAATGGACAAAGGCTACCATCTTATCAGTGCTGATTGGTCATGAAGCTCATCATCGTAGCCAAATGACTGTCGTGATGCGTATGCTGGATTTACCGGTTCCTGGCCTATATGGTCCCTCACAGGAAGAATGGGCGCAAATAGGCGTATCGGCAATGGAGTAGGGGAAGCAGGCCGGTTCTGGAAAACTTTTCGGTTTGTAAAACGTCTGTTAAAACAACAAACGCTTAACTATGGAAACCTTTGAAATACCTGTTGGCCCCAGCCAGCGCCTATTGAAAATTGAACCGCAAGCTACCCATGGTACTTATAAAATTTATGCTGCCGACCCTTACCAGGATTGGGTTGACCGTGAACAGCAACGCTCAGTGGATTTACCACCTGATGGTTTGTTAGGTACAATCACCATTCGCAGCGAGCGCGATTTTGATTTTGATGGTGCCGGTTATTTTATGGGCGATGAGCTTTTAAGCATTGCTGCACAAGTAGTAAGGCATCCATCTTTTGCCTCACAGCAATCTGAGTAAGTTGGTGCTGGTTTACGCCTAAAAAAGCAATAATTTGAAAAATGTAAAAGCCGGCTGGATTTATCATCACAGCCGGCTTAGCATTATATATGATCAGTTAATAGTGCTTACTTACAATCTGCCGGTATTACCGCTGGCTACTCTCTTGTTGTAGGTCCAGTAGAATACAATCGGAAATACAAACAGGTTAAACATGGTGTTGGTAATTAAACCACCAATTACCACAATAGCTAACGGTTTAGAAGCTTCAGAACCAATACCGTGTGATAATGCGGCTGGTAACAAACCAATAGCAGCCATCATTGCCGTCATGATTACCGGGCGCATACGGTCAGCAACCCCGGCTCTAACCGCAACGGCAAAGGTTGGATAAACATCTTCACGTAAGGCCCTGATATTTGCTTTAAACTGTGTAATTAGAATTACCCCGTTCTGCACGCATATACCGAACAATGCAATAAAACCAATACCTGCCGATATATTAAAGTTGACGCCGGTAATCAGCAAAGCCAGAATACCACCCATGATAGCAAATGGTACGTTGTTCAACACCAGTAATGAATCGCGGAAGTTACCAAACAGTATGAACAGGATAAAGAAGATGATCAGCAAACTAACTGGTACAGCTTGAGATAAGCGTTTAGTAGCCCGTTGCTGGTTTTCAAAATCACCGGCCCATTCCAAATGGTAATCTTTAGGCAACTTAATTTGGGCGTTTACTTTCCCTTGTGCTTCTTGTATTACGCTACCCATATCGCGGCCACGAATAGAGAACTTAATAGCACCGTAACGTGAGTTTTTATCACGGAAAATGATACTAACACCTGTATTCTTTTTCACGTCTGCAATTTCACGTAAAGGCACGCGGCCACCACTTAATGAAGGTACGCGCAAATCACCTATAGAAGTTACACTGTTACGGAAGCTTTCCGGATAACGGATACGCAGGTCAAACTTACGTTCACCTTCGTATATCTGGGTAGCTGCACGGCCGCCAATTGCAGTTTCAATTACCGAGTTTGCGTCGGCTGCAGTAACACCATATTGGGCCATTTTTTCCTGGTTCAGGTTGATCTGCAACTCTGGCTGACCCATGTTACGCAGAATACCTAAGTCGGTAATACCCTGAACGCCTTTTAGTATGTTGAATATGCGCTCTTCCTGGCTTTCAATGTATGGGTAATTATCACCAAACATTTTAACCACAATAGAGCCTTTTACACCCGATACGGCTTCTTCCACGTTATCGGAAATAGGTTGTGAGAAGTTCAGGTCGATACCGGGATAAAACTTCAGCTTATCCTGCATACGCTGAATCAACTCTTCTTTGGTTTCTTTACGTTTCCATTCATCTTGCGGATAGATGTCAACGTGGAACTCGATGTTGTAGAAACCAGTTGCATCGGTACCATCATTAGGACGGCCAGTTTGTGAGATAACCTGTTTTACTTCATCAAAGCTCAGGAAAATCTTACGCATTTCATTAGCCAGCTTTACTGATTCATCCAGTGAAGTACTTAACGGGCCGGTAGCACGTACATAGATCGATCCTTCGTTCAACTCTGGCAAGAACTCGGTACCTAACAGGGTGAAGCAACCTAAACTGATTACTAAAGCAACTAAAGCTATTGGGAATACAATTTTGCGGCGTTTAAAGCACAGGCTGTAAAAGCGTAGGGCATTTTTAGTAATAAACTCAACAAACACGTTGTGTTTTTCACGTACGTTCTTTTTCAGCAAAATGCTGGCTAAAGCCGGTACAAAAGTGAAGGTTAGCAACAACGCGCCTAACAGGGCAAAGCTCAGTGTCCAGGCCAAAGGCGAGAACATTTTACCTTCTACTTTCTGGAAGCTGAAGATGGGCAGCAAGCCGGTGATGATAATAGCTTTGGCAAAGAAAATACCTTTACCGTTCACCGAACAGGCTCGGCGTATCATGCTCAGCTTACTTAATTTGTTAAACTGCTCCATGCCTACCTCGTGGGCCTTATGGTCGAGTACCACAAAGATACCTTCCACCATTACCACGGCACCGTCAATGATGATACCAAAGTCGATAGCACCCATAGACAGCAAGTTGGCCGACATGCCTTTCAATTTCAAACACATGAAGGCAAACAACAACGCCAATGGAATAATAACCGCCACAATAACGGTAGTACGCCAATCGGCCATGAAGACGAATACAATAACGGTTACGAATACGATACCTTCGGCCATGTTGTGCAACACGGTGTGGGTTGCAAAATCAACCAGTGTTTCACGGTCATAAAACGTGCTAATTTTTACATCTTCGGGCAATATGCTGGTGTTTAAAGCCTGTAGTTTTTCTTTCAAGCCGGCAATAACCACACTTGGGTTTTCACCTTTACGCATTACCACAATACCTTCTACAACATCCGGGTCGCGATCACGACCTACCTGGCCTAAGCGTGGCAGGGCACCTTCGGTTACTTCGGCAATGGTTTTCACGTAAATAGGGGTACCCTTTACGTTGTTTACCACAATGTTTTTAATTTCACTAATGTTGTTCAGCAAACCTATACCACGTACTACGTAGGCTTGTCCGCTTTGCTGAATGACGTCACCACCTACGTTTACATTGCTTTTGGATACAGCATCGTATAATTGCAGTGGGGTAATATCATACTGTAAAGCTTTTTCTGGGTCAACAGTAATCTGGTAAGCTTTTACTTCGCCACCAAAGCTGTTTACGTCGGCCACACCAGGTACAGCACGTATTTCACGGCTTACTACCCAGTCCTGAATGGTTTTTAGCTCACGTACCGAACGTTTGTTACTGGTTAAGGTAAAACGGTAGATCTCGCCGGTAGGGCCGTAAGGTGGCTCAATTTCTGGGTTTACACCATCGGGCAGGTTAGCTTCATCAATGTGGTTGTTGATTTGCAAACGGGCAAATGGATAATCCACATCATCGTCAAAAGTTACCTTAATTACCGATAAGCCAAACAGGGAAGAAGAGCGTACGCTGGTTTTCTTCTCAGCAGGGTTCATAGCCAGCTCAATAGGGCGGGTTACAAACTTTTCCACCTCCTCGGCACTACGGCCAGGCCATTGGGTAATAATAGTTACTGAAGTGTTGGTTACGTCAGGAAAAGCATCAATAGCAATGTTTTTGAAACTAATGTAACCAGCTACAGCCAGCAACAAGGTAACAAAAAACACAAAAACTCTATTTTTGAGTGCAAAGGTTAGCACTCCTTTTATGAACTTATTCATCTAAGTAATTTATTTTGTGAGTGGTGAATAGTAAGTGGTGAGATTATCGGGCGTAAGCTGAAATGCTTTAGCTGCAAAAACTCACCAGCTTCTTAATTAATCTTTCAACGACTCGTATAAGTAAACCTGGCGTGATGCAACTACACGCTGACCTGGTTGTAAACCTTTGCTGATGTAAGCCACATCTTCCACTTTCTTAGCTACCTCAATAGGTTGAATGTGTACTTTGGCTTTGCCATCTACCACTACTACATAGTTTTTATCATTATCAAAAACAATAGAACGTGTATTAATGGCTGGCAGGTTAGTGCCCGATTTAGCCTTGATTTTTACATTGGCAAACATTTCGGGCTTCAGCATATTACCAGGGTTGGCAATTTTAACCCGTGCGCGCATTACTTTATTATCAGGGTCCAGCATGTCATAAATCTTGTCAATCTTACCGGTAAATACCTTATCAGGATAAGACAGGGTAGTAATTGATACCGGATCGCCAACCTGTACGCTTGATATATCAGACTCATAGATGTTAACCAATACATATACATCCGAAAGGTCAGCAATGGTAAACAGTGGTTGGTTATCATCAGTACGTACCTGCATGTTATTAGTCAGGTTTTTATCTACCACGTAACCGCTAATAGGCGCTTTAAGCTCATAGCCCTGTCCGTTGCTGCGGTTAATACCAACTACAGTACCGGCACGAGTACCTTCAGCCACGGCTTTCTGGTAATCGGCTTGTGCTTGTTCTACATCTTTTTGTGAAGCCAAACCGCTTTTATACAAATCTTGTGTAGATTGTAAATTACGTTTGGTGCTGCGAATATCAGCTTCAGCACTTGCGTAATCGCGGGCAAAGCCAGCTACTTCGGCACTTTTAAGTGTAGCCAATGTTTGACCTTTGCTTACCACATCACCCAGTTGAATATGAACATTACTAGCCACGCCGCTCACCAACGGAAATATTTTGGCCATCTTATTTTCATCAGGTGCAATGCTACCGGTTAGCGTGATTTCAGATAATGCGCTGGCTTCTTTCACCGTATCAATCAGCAGGCTGTTCAGCAAGCTGTCGGTTACCTGAAATTTATCATCTTTTTGCTCCGCAACTTCTGCATGGTGGCAGCTTTGCAGGCTTAAGCTGGCTACGGCTAAAGCCGCCGCTGCCGTAAATATTCTATATGTGTTGTTTAACATGACTGATTTTATTGTTGATTGAAGAATTGGGTTCCGGTTACGTAGTTTAATTGTTCTAATGAATTCAGGCGGCTGTATTGCAGGTTGTTAGATTGCAGTATGTTGGTTTTATACGAATCATAAAAATCTAAAAACTCCAGCAAACTGATGTTGCGCATCTGATAGTTTCTGTAAACACCCTGAATAAGACGCGTAAAATCCTGACGGAACTTAGGATCGAAGCTATTAGCCAGTTGCTCCAGGCGCAGTGCAGTTTTGTACTGGGTAGCTACATCATTTTCAACCTGATTTTGTTGCAATTGCAACTGTGTTTTGCTTTGGTCTATGTTAACGCGGGCCTGACGGATATTGCCT
This region includes:
- a CDS encoding response regulator transcription factor, yielding MLKRILVLDDNMDILEVVHEILTYENFEVKSTSDSKSIIDIAENYNPDLIILDYRLLDDNGGEICRNFKSHKIMHRVPVIIFSAYLNKNVDFMSFGCDAVIAKPFSIDELVDTVNQCLRLN
- a CDS encoding efflux RND transporter periplasmic adaptor subunit, producing MLNNTYRIFTAAAALAVASLSLQSCHHAEVAEQKDDKFQVTDSLLNSLLIDTVKEASALSEITLTGSIAPDENKMAKIFPLVSGVASNVHIQLGDVVSKGQTLATLKSAEVAGFARDYASAEADIRSTKRNLQSTQDLYKSGLASQKDVEQAQADYQKAVAEGTRAGTVVGINRSNGQGYELKAPISGYVVDKNLTNNMQVRTDDNQPLFTIADLSDVYVLVNIYESDISSVQVGDPVSITTLSYPDKVFTGKIDKIYDMLDPDNKVMRARVKIANPGNMLKPEMFANVKIKAKSGTNLPAINTRSIVFDNDKNYVVVVDGKAKVHIQPIEVAKKVEDVAYISKGLQPGQRVVASRQVYLYESLKD
- a CDS encoding PAS domain-containing sensor histidine kinase; this translates as MEKVLDNDAAAFRILIEESLTPIALYAGREMHIQIANKAMIYDTWGKDTSVIGKTLQQALPELDNQPFHQLLDDVFTTGQAYHATEDLVKMEIDGQLQNFYYNFTYQPLLNAESEVWGILNTATNVTDLVLARRRADEAEENLNFALTAAGVGTWNLDIQQQLISWDANTRSYHGFQQKANISYSAVLKSIHPDDQLNVNAAINQALQPSSSGQYDTKFRTVDAEGKLLHWLHCKGKAYFDKSGTPYRFSGITQNISQQVQADEKMRSTEQLAQLALDNINAGTFLLDMATNQVSYTPVFARVLTGREDIGLTHQDFINHVHPDDHHIRDEAYNKAKQTGRLTYEARFIWHDQSVHWIRTVGNYIFDEHKQPLRFAGIAYDFTAEAEASHEQQKLLWLIDNSNDFISLSDWNGTLTFLNKAGLQMMGLDSLEDARRAQKEYVMPNEIEKLRTIINPTLLEHGRWAGRINYRNFKTGETIPAYATSLLLKNAAGQPLGRASIVRDLRPELKAEEEQMKLVSVVDNNFDGIAVVNIEGAVTYLNTKGREIIGYPTEPNVVPNAHEYFFQEDVPHNLQISEAINTHGYFAGKQRYRHLNTGAEVHTFAYATRLNDPVTGDMTGFSIVIRDLGPEIAAQQALQASEALFRGITTASPTALWMSNAQGHITYVNQIWVNWTGIPLELHLGSGWLSAVSNEDAEQAINKFTHDFLQQKYHESQFRIEHQDGTQRWISCTGNPQYDTAGHFTGYIGACVDITEQKQLQQQKDEFIGVASHELKTPVTSIKAYAQILEATFRKESDVKKTNMLAKMNNQIDRLTTLITDLLDVTKIQSGRLQLNNDYFSLNQLVTDLTEDLQRTTHHHQLVTELQSASEVYADKDRISQVITNLVTNAIKYSPQAEKIIIRTYTDNNALYLSVQDFGIGISADKKDRVFEQFYRVSGDKQHTFPGLGLGLYISAEIIKRAGGKIGVHSKEGEGSTFYFALPLKHE
- a CDS encoding efflux RND transporter permease subunit, encoding MNKFIKGVLTFALKNRVFVFFVTLLLAVAGYISFKNIAIDAFPDVTNTSVTIITQWPGRSAEEVEKFVTRPIELAMNPAEKKTSVRSSSLFGLSVIKVTFDDDVDYPFARLQINNHIDEANLPDGVNPEIEPPYGPTGEIYRFTLTSNKRSVRELKTIQDWVVSREIRAVPGVADVNSFGGEVKAYQITVDPEKALQYDITPLQLYDAVSKSNVNVGGDVIQQSGQAYVVRGIGLLNNISEIKNIVVNNVKGTPIYVKTIAEVTEGALPRLGQVGRDRDPDVVEGIVVMRKGENPSVVIAGLKEKLQALNTSILPEDVKISTFYDRETLVDFATHTVLHNMAEGIVFVTVIVFVFMADWRTTVIVAVIIPLALLFAFMCLKLKGMSANLLSMGAIDFGIIIDGAVVMVEGIFVVLDHKAHEVGMEQFNKLSKLSMIRRACSVNGKGIFFAKAIIITGLLPIFSFQKVEGKMFSPLAWTLSFALLGALLLTFTFVPALASILLKKNVREKHNVFVEFITKNALRFYSLCFKRRKIVFPIALVALVISLGCFTLLGTEFLPELNEGSIYVRATGPLSTSLDESVKLANEMRKIFLSFDEVKQVISQTGRPNDGTDATGFYNIEFHVDIYPQDEWKRKETKEELIQRMQDKLKFYPGIDLNFSQPISDNVEEAVSGVKGSIVVKMFGDNYPYIESQEERIFNILKGVQGITDLGILRNMGQPELQINLNQEKMAQYGVTAADANSVIETAIGGRAATQIYEGERKFDLRIRYPESFRNSVTSIGDLRVPSLSGGRVPLREIADVKKNTGVSIIFRDKNSRYGAIKFSIRGRDMGSVIQEAQGKVNAQIKLPKDYHLEWAGDFENQQRATKRLSQAVPVSLLIIFFILFILFGNFRDSLLVLNNVPFAIMGGILALLITGVNFNISAGIGFIALFGICVQNGVILITQFKANIRALREDVYPTFAVAVRAGVADRMRPVIMTAMMAAIGLLPAALSHGIGSEASKPLAIVVIGGLITNTMFNLFVFPIVFYWTYNKRVASGNTGRL
- a CDS encoding MBL fold metallo-hydrolase is translated as MALFITSLNSGSNGNCYYVGNHQEAVLVDAGISCREIERRMLRLGLSMRKIKALFVSHEHSDHIRGITVLAKKYQLPVYITPATLRYGRLELEAHLVKTFCGYEPVVIGDITVTAFPKFHDAAEPHSFVVSCQEVKVGVFTDIGAPCEHLIKHFKQCHAAFLEANYDEQMLAQGNYPYHLKRRISGGHGHLSNLQALELFVTHRPLFMSHLLLSHLSRDNNDPAVAHELFSRHAGGTEIIVASRYEETPVYHIRNLVSANRATPATLFTAPTTQFSLF
- a CDS encoding DinB family protein, whose amino-acid sequence is MYYHINDFLTDWELEAGRTHKIFSNITEDTKAVKINPKVRTLERLAWHLVQSITEMGTRAGLFDHDELEHETAPLLFADIIVAHQKYNALLAEAVKSRWTDNHLNETVNMYGEEWTKATILSVLIGHEAHHRSQMTVVMRMLDLPVPGLYGPSQEEWAQIGVSAME
- a CDS encoding response regulator transcription factor, coding for MPKRILIADDDPGIVDAVEMMLDFYGYNVSSTYNGAEVLTLQDNYPDVLLLDIWMSGCDGRDICKELKAKSNTQSIPVLMISASKDIRQSAMEAGADDFLAKPFDMQELLNKIERLLN